A region from the Hydrogenimonas sp. genome encodes:
- a CDS encoding transporter gives MDIAASFFTALWELTGAMAPYILFGLFFAGVLHEWLPKDFIQKHLGRDSILSVLKSTLFGIPLPVCSCGVIPLAASLKKEGASRGSVLSFLISTPITGIDSILATFGMFGWIFTIYRVVTSIVIAFVAGIASNFMGENDGERPDRTLSHAGTDAKEPSASECCCDGGCSEEAKKPFSFVEAMRYGFITLMGDIAKPLFYGLLIGAAITVAIPENLGEWLSGYTWLGYLLVIAIAVPMYVCATASLPIAASLVLSGVSLGAAFVFLSAGPATNTVTIGVVKKMLGTRSLIIYLVTIIAGSTIFGITLDLFFDSMQIDPRSVVHMEEHGGWLTVLSSVLLWALMLWFLLKPLFSGRKREECEEGSCCSQNWNLP, from the coding sequence TTGGATATAGCGGCTTCCTTTTTTACGGCATTATGGGAATTGACCGGGGCGATGGCTCCCTATATTCTTTTTGGACTCTTTTTTGCAGGAGTTCTGCATGAGTGGCTGCCGAAAGATTTCATACAGAAGCATCTCGGCAGGGACAGTATCCTCTCCGTTTTGAAATCGACACTTTTCGGTATTCCTCTTCCGGTATGCTCATGCGGTGTGATTCCGCTTGCCGCATCGCTCAAAAAAGAGGGAGCAAGCCGCGGGTCGGTACTCAGTTTTCTCATATCCACACCGATAACCGGTATCGACTCGATTCTGGCTACTTTCGGGATGTTCGGGTGGATATTCACCATCTACCGTGTTGTAACTTCGATCGTTATAGCCTTCGTTGCCGGAATAGCGAGCAATTTCATGGGGGAGAATGATGGAGAGAGGCCGGATAGAACCCTTTCGCATGCAGGTACGGATGCAAAAGAGCCTTCCGCTTCCGAATGCTGCTGCGACGGCGGGTGTTCCGAAGAGGCTAAAAAACCGTTCTCTTTTGTCGAAGCTATGCGTTACGGCTTCATTACGCTGATGGGAGACATAGCCAAGCCTCTTTTTTACGGTCTTCTGATAGGTGCGGCCATTACGGTCGCGATTCCGGAAAATCTGGGAGAGTGGCTGAGCGGTTATACATGGCTCGGTTATCTGCTTGTCATTGCGATTGCGGTACCCATGTATGTATGCGCCACCGCAAGTCTGCCGATAGCCGCATCTTTGGTTCTGAGCGGTGTCAGCCTGGGAGCGGCTTTCGTCTTTTTGAGTGCCGGTCCTGCGACAAATACCGTCACCATCGGAGTCGTAAAGAAGATGCTCGGCACAAGATCGCTGATAATCTACCTGGTGACGATAATCGCCGGCTCGACCATATTCGGTATTACGCTAGATCTCTTTTTCGACTCGATGCAGATCGATCCGCGCTCCGTCGTCCATATGGAGGAGCATGGAGGCTGGCTGACCGTTCTCTCTTCCGTTCTGCTCTGGGCGCTTATGTTGTGGTTTCTTTTAAAGCCTCTCTTTTCGGGCAGGAAGAGGGAGGAGTGCGAAGAGGGCTCCTGCTGCAGTCAGAATTGGAACCTACCCTAA
- a CDS encoding signal peptidase I, whose protein sequence is MKTVLPVLLALLVATAFVRPYEITDISMNYTLVEGDYAVVENISAGIHVPSWGFFIDSHIYSRPEGIGRGDLLAFRHPMERRLYLKRCVALPKDRLFLGDKNLYLQIESDSKATCRYAKKYGIETFFDEDGCWLKNPYEKFYDITHIDGVRGPKELIDYPKTVIPEKSYFFMGDFRDNSTDSRFFGPVPYDMIYYRVWFVIKKSRSLESLGSIKNL, encoded by the coding sequence ATGAAAACGGTACTTCCGGTGCTTTTGGCTCTTCTTGTCGCAACAGCTTTCGTACGCCCCTACGAAATTACGGATATAAGCATGAACTACACCCTCGTAGAGGGTGACTATGCGGTGGTGGAGAACATCTCTGCCGGTATACATGTTCCTTCATGGGGCTTTTTCATAGATAGCCATATCTACAGCCGTCCGGAAGGTATAGGGCGCGGTGACCTGCTGGCTTTCAGGCACCCCATGGAGAGGCGTCTCTATCTTAAAAGGTGTGTGGCACTGCCGAAGGACAGGCTCTTTCTGGGAGATAAAAATCTATATCTTCAGATAGAGAGCGACTCCAAAGCGACATGCCGTTATGCGAAAAAGTACGGCATCGAAACCTTTTTCGACGAAGATGGATGCTGGCTGAAAAACCCTTACGAAAAGTTCTACGACATAACACACATCGACGGGGTGAGAGGCCCGAAAGAGCTCATAGATTACCCCAAAACGGTAATACCCGAAAAGAGCTACTTTTTCATGGGAGACTTCCGTGACAACTCTACCGACAGCCGCTTCTTCGGCCCCGTCCCTTACGATATGATCTACTACAGAGTCTGGTTCGTAATCAAAAAGAGCAGAAGCCTCGAGTCACTGGGGTCGATCAAAAATCTTTAG
- a CDS encoding diguanylate cyclase/phosphodiesterase (GGDEF & EAL domains) with PAS/PAC sensor — protein MQQLQKLPIKVIYVEDDETVLRETASFLEKHVQELYIATNGKEGLELFLNARPDAVITDFDMPVMSGLDMIKEIKKRHPETPIFVTTTFENDTLHLTRAIEYGITQYISKRSKPDRLVESIYDYFKNDERFSFSLKLSYEGKILSIGEKFAFFLGYTPEELLLEPIELLIEPIPHIHNRHFLKRLEEQKDIEYAHCIFRKRDGSDLLLSGSAEFSVSGNEKIYTTRWHPIDSIVKTNKEIKGRLVKEGYLKSLMKFHAEISQDIITAFTVEEFLLGFIEKLPKISVGTLGFLMLMEGTSLKSIICPSYPGLSLKSMIQEPIDLNDPQSEKEYLPCSLAARHNQMVFVDDISHLPDTKLKKMLVQNCIVTVISIPMKIKLLNRPAGILTLLFQENHTFDKEELNLWQNIANTVAFGIESIKARLERDALIIKLDMMAHTDKLTGTINRHRGMELLEHEIKRAKRYRHPFSVIYFDIDHFKKINDTYGHTTGDKVLVKASETIRKNLRATDSLIRWGGEEFLIILPETSLEDAIHIARKLRERLERRSADIPVPITASFGIATWRDDLTLDALLHLADIKMYEAKKLGRNRIAY, from the coding sequence TTGCAGCAGCTTCAGAAGCTACCTATTAAAGTGATATATGTCGAAGATGATGAAACCGTTCTCAGGGAGACGGCGAGTTTTCTGGAAAAACATGTACAGGAGCTCTATATCGCCACAAACGGGAAAGAGGGGCTGGAGCTTTTCCTGAACGCCCGACCCGATGCCGTTATTACGGACTTCGATATGCCTGTCATGAGCGGCCTGGATATGATAAAGGAGATCAAAAAGAGGCATCCTGAAACACCGATTTTCGTGACGACCACCTTTGAAAACGATACTCTCCATCTTACACGTGCCATAGAGTACGGCATTACGCAGTATATCTCCAAAAGGTCGAAACCCGACAGGCTCGTAGAGTCGATATACGACTACTTCAAAAACGACGAACGTTTCAGTTTCAGCCTAAAACTCTCATATGAGGGCAAAATTCTCTCTATCGGAGAAAAGTTCGCCTTCTTTCTCGGATACACTCCCGAAGAGCTGCTGCTTGAGCCAATCGAACTCCTGATCGAACCGATTCCCCATATACATAACCGCCACTTTCTGAAAAGACTCGAAGAGCAGAAAGATATAGAATATGCCCACTGTATATTCAGAAAAAGGGACGGCAGCGACCTTCTGCTCAGCGGATCGGCGGAGTTCTCCGTCTCCGGAAACGAAAAGATCTATACCACAAGATGGCATCCGATCGACTCGATCGTAAAAACCAACAAAGAGATAAAGGGGCGGTTGGTGAAAGAGGGCTACCTCAAGTCTCTTATGAAATTCCATGCCGAGATAAGCCAGGATATCATAACCGCATTTACGGTGGAGGAGTTCCTGCTCGGATTCATAGAGAAGCTTCCCAAGATAAGCGTAGGTACTCTCGGTTTTTTGATGCTCATGGAAGGCACCTCCCTAAAGAGCATAATCTGCCCTTCATACCCGGGACTCTCCTTGAAGTCTATGATTCAGGAACCGATAGACCTAAACGATCCGCAGAGCGAGAAAGAGTATCTCCCCTGCTCTCTTGCAGCCAGACACAACCAGATGGTTTTTGTGGACGACATCTCCCATCTTCCCGATACGAAGCTGAAAAAGATGCTTGTGCAAAACTGCATAGTTACGGTAATTTCGATCCCGATGAAGATAAAACTGCTCAACAGACCCGCCGGCATACTTACGCTCCTGTTTCAGGAGAACCATACATTCGACAAAGAGGAGCTGAATCTCTGGCAAAACATAGCCAATACCGTCGCATTCGGGATAGAGTCCATAAAAGCGCGGCTGGAGCGGGATGCACTCATTATCAAGCTTGATATGATGGCCCATACCGACAAACTGACGGGAACTATAAACCGCCACAGGGGGATGGAGCTGCTGGAGCATGAGATTAAAAGGGCGAAGCGCTACAGACACCCTTTTTCCGTTATCTATTTCGATATAGATCACTTCAAAAAGATAAACGATACATACGGCCACACCACCGGGGACAAGGTACTTGTAAAAGCTTCGGAGACTATCCGTAAAAACCTCCGTGCAACCGATTCGCTTATACGTTGGGGAGGGGAAGAGTTTCTCATTATACTTCCGGAGACATCACTGGAAGATGCGATACATATAGCCCGAAAACTTCGGGAGCGACTGGAGAGGCGCTCCGCCGATATTCCGGTTCCCATAACAGCCAGTTTCGGTATCGCGACTTGGAGAGATGATCTTACACTGGACGCACTCCTGCATCTTGCGGATATCAAAATGTACGAAGCGAAAAAGCTGGGAAGAAACCGTATAGCCTACTAG